Genomic DNA from Prunus persica cultivar Lovell chromosome G1, Prunus_persica_NCBIv2, whole genome shotgun sequence:
atttaatataattaagtGTGAGCACACACAAAAAATGTCAATTTCGCATgtgtcattaatttttttatattttattttgttgataaaATGGTGTGACAATATCAATATGCTTCCTCCTCCTGCCATTTAATTAAATTGGTAAGAAACTTagagagaaaggaaaatggttgttttaattaaatttaaaaaaagaagggagtAATGGTCAACCATGCATTTATAAATTTAGTGCTTTACTATTTTTTTCCCGGACTTGGTTTCTTCGAGAAGAAAAATGGTAAGGATGGAATGGTCAAGTGATTTGATTTTTGAAATCTTGCTTTCTTTAAGCAAATTGAAATGATGACGGATCAATGTCAACAAGGATGGCCTTAATAAATTAGGTGAAACAGACGAGTGAATATATAGCTAAACAGAGAGAACTCGTCAAAGTCAAACAACTTCATATTATAATTCAGATTTTATCATTAAAAGCAATGCACCAGAGGCCCATGTCAAAGTacataccacaaaatctttcttctttttgggggCCTGGTTTTGTTTGGGCTTGAAAATTGCTTTCTTCCGactaaaacaaagaagaaaaagaggccCGAATAAGTATATACACATGAATCAAATGAAGCAACACAAAAAGATGAATGTTATTATGATGGTTTGCTGAGCTTTAAACATATATGAGCTTTGACAGGCTTGTGATCAGAACTGTGAATGTCGTCCATGGCTTCGTACGAATGCAACGTTGCATGGATTTCCTCCGTGTCTTGAGTCTTGAATAAAATCCGATCCGTCCACGATGGCATTCTCACCTGTGCGCAGGTACGTCAACATTGAACTGATAATTAATTACAACTGCAAATGAGAAAAGTGAGAGATGAAATATTGATGTATACCTTGTAACTTGTATCATAATTGCTGCTTCCaatgttatatttatatgtggGCTTAAACGTTAATGTGCCCTCGCTATAACCTTTGAAGATCTGTCCTCTCTCAGCCTCTTGTAAGAGCTGGTCATTATTAGTGAGTAGCTGTATTTAATCAGAAATAAGTAAGCTATATTTTGGTGGATGACAAGTATATCGATAGTTCGAGGTaaatatgaaacaaaaatCTTGATGAAGAAATGTTGAATGAACcttaaaaaagagaggaaacgGGCCCCTATGATGAAACAAGCTTAAGCATGAAGTGAaggaaattaaataattttgttatgAACACAACTTACTCTGTGAAGATCATTGTGTATGAGATCTCTTGCGGGATAGTTGCCGATCCCTTGTATCCTGTAGTTGAGATCTCCCAACCAAACAGTAATTTGAGCAGGTCTTGCATAAGGGTTCAGTTTCTGTGAGAAAAGAGATTCAGATACGTTTCTGAATTCAGAATTTCTCTTCTCCACGTTCTGAGCATGAGCTACACATATTATACACACAAAAACACGCACgcaaattaggaaaaaaatgaCCACAAAATATCATGGGCTCAAGTGTAGTGGGTGACTTGGTAGGCCCAAATGTATGGCCCAATTTTTAGATACTGGGAAGGGAAGGGATTATTAATTACCAGAGAGATGGCAAGAGATGAACACCATTGTAATGCCTTTGTAGTTAAGGCGGATTGCCACCGCTCCTTTCTTTCTCCTAATTAGTCCTCCAAAGCCCCCTACTGGACTCTTATCAATCTTCACTTCTGTATATCAGTAAGTATAtcaggaaaaaaattaaaagaaaattctcaaTCGAATCGAAACCTATTCGTGATCGAAAGCTTGACTTTCTAGCTAGTAGAGAATTCATGTATACCCTTTACCTTTGGTGAACAAATCTGAGTCCTTTAGCCCAAACACATAGAGGTGTATGgattgcatgatggattttCCCAACAAGCTTCATGCACAAGGAGAAATGAAAGGTCAAGCTTAATATAAAGTTATTAGTTAGGGTTAAGTACATATaaacattttaaataaattaataaaacttgaaacaaaaagaaaagattttaTATGTCTCAGTCTGTCTCACATGTGAGAGTCAAGCAGCGCTGCCTGTAAAAGTCGTGAAATATTTTTGCGGGGCACCTCCTGCAGACCTACGACCAAAAGATCAAACTTCCGATTGTTCCCAACCAGCTCTGCCAAATCTTCGTAGGTGACCTATTATCTCCAGACAAACAAGAATAAGAAAAACtgtttaatatttaataatcATCACCATGATTCATGAAGCTAAAATTAATATGTTTGTAATTAAGCAAGCATGAAGTTGAGGTATACCTGGCCATTCATGTTCCAGGTCACGACGCAAATACAGAGATCTGAATAGCTTGAGAAATCACAACGGTTGTCTACTCTTACTGTCTTTAATCCTTCATGCGACATGGTTGCACCATGGCTGTCCAGGGAACCCAGCTGTATCGGTTTTCGCCTTATCATGAATCTTCTTCTACGGAGTTTTTCAAAACCCATAATAACTATAAGTTGTTTTCCAAGAGTTTAGAAGGAAGAAtcaatttttctaaaaaagaggATAAAATCCAACAGAACAACCCTACTAACTTAACTTAAACTGATATAATTAAGTAAGAAAATGCTCAATACCCTTTGGCAGCGTGAATGGAGATGAAATTTCCCATGGTCTTGCTTCTTCACCAAAGCCTACAGGTACGTTGTACCGTAttgctttctttccttttctgtaAAATTCAATcgcaaaattcaaaatgtacaGAACCTTGAATGCTAGAGTGTGAAGGGCACACATTGACTtgaatttataataaatagcaAAAtgcaccatatatatatatatatatatatatatacacacaagCTACAAGCAGAGAAAAAAACCTAGCCACAATTATTTTCCAATTGGCGGTGCGTATGAGAAAGGAAAGTCAAACTTGTAAATTATTCGCATATTGCCTTTTAACACATTATTTCTTATTTGTCCACAAGTTAGGTTAGGATGTGGAAAATGCAGACAAGTTAAAATAACACTTGAAAAGGACCTTTCATGATCGATCGATCCCCTCGTAAGTTCTCATGCGTCATAATAAAGATAACGTGAAGTCATGCATGGAAATTTCAATGGGATCAGCTTGATAGAATCTGTACGTAGTGGCTCTCGACGTAGAGCTCAAGCCCACGAGACGAGACGAGACCATCTGATTTCGGAAGTACCTTGCCGGCCTGGGTTTTAGCTTGTTCAAAAATGAGCAAGGGCAAACGCAGAGGACAAGTAGAAGCTTGCAAGTTATTGCGGCCATATTTCCTTGTCAATTTGAACACAAATTGACACATCTGCATAATAATGAAAGTAAGTGAACCAAGTTTTGACAAATATGATACCAATCCCTCCGACCAATGTTTACCAGAAATAATATGTATCCAAGTTcatttagaattttggttcATCACGATATATTTAGTACTATATATGCGTATGGTGGTCTCTTTGTTCAACATATATAGTAAGCATattaaactaaaaacaaataaataaataaaatgttgcGATTAGAAAGTTAATTGCTATTGtttttcaaactcaaatttgaaatatgaatgTACGTGGTGGttattcaaaaatatataaaaaaatgttttctaATACACcagttttgaaaaatgaatcaTTTTAACTGTGTTTATACCATATATGACCAAGAAACTCGAAGCAACTCTAAGTAAGGTAAAAACTCATACATTGAAATATTACAAGAAGGGAGGACTCTCCCTCACCTATATAAGGAGACCACTCTCCACTTAGAAAGGGATCTCTAGGCTGGCTAGGCTTCATCTTTAGTCATGAACTTCTACTTTCTTCCCTTTATATCTGGGGCCAACCCATGTACAAATGTAAATAaacattattataataatgagAATATAATTATCCGTTGACGTAGCTAATTCATTAACGGtgaatcatatatatatgtttatcaCTTGCTCAAATATTAGCACACATACTGAAAATCCTCACCTTCACCTATCATCAATCATacctcatcactaagttgagcCCGCTGAAACTTTTTGAGAATCAACAAACTGTGAGTCTCTGAGAATTATAAAACTTcggaaaaatatttaatttgtggACAAAGCCAAATGTTGGAAGTCGTGGATTTCTCGCGGGTAAAACACTggttatataattttaaagatGTGAAAGTACAAAAATCCATTGTCGTCTAGTCCGGTTTAGGATACCTGGCTTTCACCCAGGCGACCCGGGTTCAAATCCCGGCAATGGAAATAAAGCTCAtctatttttgcttttttgtttttaacaaagTGCCTAAGCTTTTGATTTCACAGGGTTCGTGTAGGCCGAGCTTTTTCCTTCAAATCTACTGAAGACCCATTTCGAATTTTCGATTTGCAAGATTTCTTTTATTCCACAAAGCCCCTCGTCTGATCCCGCACTCTCACTTCCTAAATAATTTGtatgtgataatatgtttttttttcctccttttttttgggttcaacttCTTGCTTATCGAATTTGATTCTTAAAATGTCTGAAATTCTTAATTTTAGTTTGGTGGATCTGCTGCCAGACAACATGATCGGCTAACTGGTACTAGTCTTGGGAATCGAAACTTGCCTGGCTCCATATTTTTGGGACAAATCGAAGGCGATATGGTAAGCCGccgtttgtttttattttgtgtaattttaataatttcattCGATTGGTTATATATTATGGGTGCTTTGCTTGTGAGTCCTtaattctctttctttgttaatcTACCCTGTGCCCTAACTTAAAGCTGGtaaatttatttgttgttggttATGGAAAGTATAAATTTCTCCCCTGTTAATCTTCCTTTCTGGTTGGCATTTCAGTGGTCAGAACAGGATGAAACATGCttcttttgtatatatgaCCATAACAAATCTGGCTATTGGTTGTGAGAGTAAGAATATGAACTTTGTCTGCTTACTAATCTCTGTCCAGTTGCAGTCTAAATGATCTAGAAACTACCGGTCTTTGTATTAAActaatgattatttttttcacttccTTGAATATCTTAGATGCAAAGACAACCACTGAAGTCCCCTTGCAAACCGCAGATGGAGTTGGATAGGATTAGCAACTTACCGTGTCATGTAGCAGAACAAATTCTGTCGTGTTTGCCGATTAGGGAGGCAGTGAGGACAAGTGTTTTGTCAAGCAAGTGGAGGTACAAATGGGCTATGGTTGCGCATCTTGTGTTCGATAATCACTGTCTCTCGGCTCAAAACCGAACAACCTTTGTCAACATTGTTGATCATGTACTCTTACTTCACATTGGCCCCATACACAAGTTCAAGCTTTCAAATCGAGATTTTCTAGCCACTAGTGATATTGATCGATGGATTCTTCATCTATCAAGAAGCTCTATCAAAGAGTTCATACTTGAAATTTGGAAAGGGAATCGCTACAAGATGCACTCATCTGTATTTTCTTGCCAAGATATGACTCATTTGGAGTTATTCAATTGTTTGTTAAGACCTCCGCCAACATTCAAAGGCTTCAGCAGATTGAAGAGCCTTGATCTTCAGCATGTTACCTTGGCCCAAGACGTCTTTGATAATATGGTTGTTCGCTGTCCTCTGCTTGAGAAATTGACTGTGATGAACTTTGACGGTTTCACCCTTCTCAACATTGATGCACCAAATCTCCAATTCTTTGACGTTGGAGGTGTTTTTGAAGATGTTAATTTTAAGAATACCTTAAATCTTGCTGTAGTCTCCATTGGTTTGTACGAGCATGTTTGCAACTACCAAAGACGAGGGCCTCCTGGCAGTTCTAGCCATTTGCTCAAGTTTTTTGCTCACCTGCCTCGTATTCAAAGACTGGAAATTCAGAGTTACTTTTTAAAGGTAATTGAGGGTTGTGTagttttactttcatttagtGAGCATTCACATGGCCATGAGAATTTGAGTATATTGATTGAGTTCGCTTTTTTCTATATCCTTTCATCTCCAGTATTTGGCTATTGGTACCTTGCCAGCAAAGCTGCCTAAACCATGTCTAGTTCTGAATTATCTTTCTATTCGCATAAGCTTCACTGATTCAGATGAGATCTTAACTGCTGTATGCCTTTTAAGAAGCTCCCCTGCTCTACAAGAATTAGAaattttggtgagttttattCTACTGATGCATGCAGTATTTTTCTGTTGagttaaaaatttcaaaccaaCTGGTCCAACTCTACTCTAGAAAATTGGTTCAGGGAGCTGTTTTATCATAAATTCCAGAATATAATACCATAGACGTTGTCCTTATGCAGGTCCGCCCGGAGGATACAACTTGTGCAGGAACGGTTAACTTTCAGCTAGATGACAACTGGAATGGTCCAATTGCGCGACTCCGCCGTGTGAAAATAAACGGCATCGCTGGTACCAAACCCGAACTAGAATTCATCAGACTTCTACTTTTAGGTTCACCTGCGCTTGAGAAGATGACTGTTAAGCCCGCTTCTGTCACCTGTGGTTGGGAGATTGTAAAGAAGTTGCTTCAGTATAGGCGCGCCTCAGTACATGCAGAGATAATCTACTTGGATCCATGACATGACTCATTAATGAGTTTTGGCAGCTATGAGGACTTTCCTGCTGAAAGGAATGTTGGTTTTGTATAAAGTGTTAATGAtgtatgtttatttttctgaacaaTGTCTCATGTTGGCAATGCCCTTGCATTTGTGGAATCTGGTATCTGTAAGCTCTGTGACTGGATTAACTTGGCATGAATATTGCATAAAGGATGCgattagagcacttccacccatttgtcatggcaaaagGTACGGAGAGGTAAGAGCTattactattcacgtgaatagtggcagcccttgcaaAAGGCTTGTGGTGTTTTAACCTATTGTTATGACaactactattcacatgagatatgaggagatgaatttgtatagagttttgttGTGAGAagtaaaaaatatgactaaatatttattttaaaaaaaaattctgaaattgttagtattttttaaaatcttttttagatttgtttttttgttgttgacgTCATCACTAACGTCAACATAATGTCAACAAACCCAAGTCAAAGCAAAAACTGATTTTGCCTAAGGGCCAATTCAGACTTGTGGAGCCCACCCATAGCTCTGGCAGCATTTGTCcgtaagagcacttccaccagTTGactcttgccatggcaagattAGCCCTAGGGcaggcactattcatgtgaatagtggctgccctagccccctccagtaaaatgtgtttccagcagttggggcttgccatggcaattactattcatttttttgttttttttcacaattttgtttacttaaacaattaatttggataatattttcggataagatttttgggttcctacgtgtcaatactattcatatcggataagattttcggtttcaaatttcagataaatttcagataaatttcaaatttcagatacatttcaaaattcaaatttcagataaattcaaaatgtcaaatttcagatacatttcggaattcaaatttcagataaatttgaaatttgaaatttcatttgaatttcaaatttcagataagattttcaccctctaagattgcgccgcgtgtcatatctatctgtgtacatttttctataaaatcagaggttcagctcatacctcccacaccagttcttctctacatttccatttctcaaattttagatttcattctccattctcaatggcagacatggaagaggttttggagaggcaagagcgagaaactagagaaagaatgcgtagacgagctgcaagcaaaagggcgcagagagaactagatgagcaacttggcatagcagttgctttgctggaggaagaaaagcaggctcgccgtggttcacgagaaggccgtcgcccaaatgtggacagacatagacattcccggggtaagaatcttatggaagattattttatcccacaatctctgtactctgatgttcattttcgagggagatatagaatgcaaccccatttgttcaataaaatcatgcatgatatttgcaattatgatgaatattttgttcaaaagagaaattgtgctggaaatttgggacttcttccagAGCAGAAATTCACAGCtgtgatacgaatgttggcgtatgggtcatctgctgatcaggtagACGAGATTgctcggatggggaagtccactattttggagagcttggtgcgattttgtgatgcagtggaaactctgtacaccagaGACTACCTCCGCAAACCTACGCCtagggacctgcaaaggcttctccaaaaagctgagtctcgaggattccctggcatgattggtagtattgactgcatgcactggcagtggaaaaattgtccaactgcttggcaaggggactacggaaatagaaaagggcagaaaagtatcatcctggaagcagttgctggttttgatacatgggtttggcacgccttcttcggagttgccggatctcaaaacgatttgaatgtcctaggtcaatccccggtgttcaatgatgttttgagaggtgaagccccaaatatcacatatgaaattaacaataccatctaccagaccgggtattatctagctgatggcatatacccgaggtggacaacatttgtgaaaacaattccacatccccgatcccataagGAAAAATTTTTTGCTTGCTATCAAGAGGGGTACAGAAAAGATGTTGAGAGGtgctttggtatccttcaagctcggtggGCTATTATCAGGGGCGCGGCACGTCTAtttgacgaggaggtgcttaggagtataatgatgacttgtatcatcctccataacatgattgtggaagatgaatatgattacgatgctgatgacgtgtatgaaccaaatcccatggacacggccctaacacgaatttatgaaaaaccagtggggccaaatggagaagcagtgcagcatgaaccgttggttagagacggtagtttcatgcctcgtatgattgatcgctacacggagatgcaatcgtcgtatattcatgaacaccgtcaagttgacttgatggagcatttatgggcggtgaaaggcaatgaaggaaatgaaggtgaataaagtgaagtgaagaagttgtttttattttattatgtttatgttttatgctttggttgtgggttgtttattttttatgctttggttgtgggttgtttatgttttatgctttggttgtgggttgtttattttttatgctttggttgtggtttgttttttatgtatggaatgttttgaataaaaaggatttttgttgaatattttctttattgactaaaagaaaagcaatacaactaataataaaataaaatacatgaattaaacaaaacaaaaaatacaatgaaatgaaaggtacatgaattaaagaaaacaaaaaatacaatgaaatcaaaggtacatgaattaaagaaaacaaaaaatacaatgaaatcaaagccaagtaaactaagacatgaaaggcaaacaaactagtttaatggtttccatcatttaaccaatccgtgttgctaggtccatcgtcacgaAAAAATCTTCGTCTCATAatatcccttcgttctagcttccaatattgttttgtttcaggggacatatggcttgtatccatggccatggtttcccgatcttttttttcaatgttttgttcgcgtacatactccctttctttgcgcacatactccctttcttttgcatattctacttgaatagccatatcatgctcttgttgtttcaagtccatttcaattctcatggcttggtgctttgaaagttcctccaaaaattgagatgcattcttgctagaattactccctctcttcgccttcgccgccttcctcccaataggccttggCTCATTTTCAATTGGTGAGTCTAGATTCATCGGGGAATccataggtgaatccgatgccggAGTCTCACGAAGTGGAGTCTCGTTCAAGACTACCGTCGGACcggttggaataatttggaatctcttacaagtcttcaccacctcccaacaatgggtatggatgaaactttttttcccttggccagtagcaccaaaccacatttgtgcttgtataatctataaaaaaaatgaaatggaaatgcaagagaatttttaaaatattggcaatgcaacatgtaaaaaaaaaactaatgaaaattaaagaattaataaaaaaatgcaacatgtattaaaaaaaaatagagacatattaacaaaatatataaattgcaagaaacatttaaataaaaattaatatgacatagaaattaatagaagaaaaatgacaaataatttacctcattgCTAAGATTTTCTCCGCTTCGTTGGTTGTCAATTGCTTTTGCTAaagcatttctccatttccccaactctttattaagaactttccacctactggataatgccatttccgtacgtgtagaaccaattgccctttcacaaaatgcttgatgaatttttttccacatatgagaaaatttaatctcattgcccgttactggacaatgactaatttggacccaagcctcacacaagctaacatcttccatcatgctccatgcccctccattttcattagaagaacccataatatgctagaaaaaaattacaacttgaaagtgaaaaaatattgaatagaaagtgaataaattttgaggagaaagttaacaatagtagaaggagaagaaaatatatgaggatttggtgttaaaagtgaagagtattggttggtatttatacacaaaaaattctgtaatttttgtgtatttttttaaaaaaaattcgattttttttcaattttttttggcagaaaaattggctgccgttggattgaagaaaaaattccaaTCGGAGCGACCAGAggccgccacgtgtcaaagagccGTTGGCGGCACTGTAGCGctgatatgaaattttttttaacgttggcgcgtgcattgcacgcgccaacgttaaaaaaaaattcataatttcagGGCTGACGCCATGCTGGCGTCAGCTATTTTGTCCTGGACTTCGGGCCGATTTCGCCTTCGGGCCTGCCCGTTTTGCTGGGGCCCACGCTCGCCCGGGCTGGACTTTTGCTGCTGGAATCGATTTTTTGCCCAAACCCCCCCAGCCCGAGTGTTTCCAGCcctgctggaaatgctctaagaAGCCTTTTTTGGGCCTAGGTGCCCCCCTGCCCGGGGCCGCTGGAAGTGCTCCCAGGAGATGATATTTTGTAACTGTGAAGCAGCTAATTTACATCTACCAGCCAACCAGCTTCCTTCTACGCCGCCGGTTGTATTCGTGTACCATTTTCTAttatagtaaatttaggttttactcataaaaaaacttcacttttagaaaaagccaaagc
This window encodes:
- the LOC18792142 gene encoding type IV inositol polyphosphate 5-phosphatase 11 isoform X2, yielding MGFEKLRRRRFMIRRKPIQLGSLDSHGATMSHEGLKTVRVDNRCDFSSYSDLCICVVTWNMNGQVTYEDLAELVGNNRKFDLLVVGLQEVPRKNISRLLQAALLDSHILLGKSIMQSIHLYVFGLKDSDLFTKEVKIDKSPVGGFGGLIRRKKGAVAIRLNYKGITMVFISCHLSAHAQNVEKRNSEFRNVSESLFSQKLNPYARPAQITVWLGDLNYRIQGIGNYPARDLIHNDLHRLLTNNDQLLQEAERGQIFKGYSEGTLTFKPTYKYNIGSSNYDTSYKVRMPSWTDRILFKTQDTEEIHATLHSYEAMDDIHSSDHKPVKAHICLKLSKPS
- the LOC18792142 gene encoding type IV inositol polyphosphate 5-phosphatase 11 isoform X1; this translates as MGNFISIHAAKGRRFMIRRKPIQLGSLDSHGATMSHEGLKTVRVDNRCDFSSYSDLCICVVTWNMNGQVTYEDLAELVGNNRKFDLLVVGLQEVPRKNISRLLQAALLDSHILLGKSIMQSIHLYVFGLKDSDLFTKEVKIDKSPVGGFGGLIRRKKGAVAIRLNYKGITMVFISCHLSAHAQNVEKRNSEFRNVSESLFSQKLNPYARPAQITVWLGDLNYRIQGIGNYPARDLIHNDLHRLLTNNDQLLQEAERGQIFKGYSEGTLTFKPTYKYNIGSSNYDTSYKVRMPSWTDRILFKTQDTEEIHATLHSYEAMDDIHSSDHKPVKAHICLKLSKPS
- the LOC18789610 gene encoding F-box/FBD/LRR-repeat protein At1g13570 isoform X1 yields the protein MMQRQPLKSPCKPQMELDRISNLPCHVAEQILSCLPIREAVRTSVLSSKWRYKWAMVAHLVFDNHCLSAQNRTTFVNIVDHVLLLHIGPIHKFKLSNRDFLATSDIDRWILHLSRSSIKEFILEIWKGNRYKMHSSVFSCQDMTHLELFNCLLRPPPTFKGFSRLKSLDLQHVTLAQDVFDNMVVRCPLLEKLTVMNFDGFTLLNIDAPNLQFFDVGGVFEDVNFKNTLNLAVVSIGLYEHVCNYQRRGPPGSSSHLLKFFAHLPRIQRLEIQSYFLKYLAIGTLPAKLPKPCLVLNYLSIRISFTDSDEILTAVCLLRSSPALQELEILVRPEDTTCAGTVNFQLDDNWNGPIARLRRVKINGIAGTKPELEFIRLLLLGSPALEKMTVKPASVTCGWEIVKKLLQYRRASVHAEIIYLDP
- the LOC18789610 gene encoding F-box/FBD/LRR-repeat protein At1g13570 isoform X2, with the protein product MQRQPLKSPCKPQMELDRISNLPCHVAEQILSCLPIREAVRTSVLSSKWRYKWAMVAHLVFDNHCLSAQNRTTFVNIVDHVLLLHIGPIHKFKLSNRDFLATSDIDRWILHLSRSSIKEFILEIWKGNRYKMHSSVFSCQDMTHLELFNCLLRPPPTFKGFSRLKSLDLQHVTLAQDVFDNMVVRCPLLEKLTVMNFDGFTLLNIDAPNLQFFDVGGVFEDVNFKNTLNLAVVSIGLYEHVCNYQRRGPPGSSSHLLKFFAHLPRIQRLEIQSYFLKYLAIGTLPAKLPKPCLVLNYLSIRISFTDSDEILTAVCLLRSSPALQELEILVRPEDTTCAGTVNFQLDDNWNGPIARLRRVKINGIAGTKPELEFIRLLLLGSPALEKMTVKPASVTCGWEIVKKLLQYRRASVHAEIIYLDP